The following coding sequences are from one Scomber scombrus chromosome 20, fScoSco1.1, whole genome shotgun sequence window:
- the LOC134002242 gene encoding glycine--tRNA ligase-like — MLLRSAASALLRTSTDISSLCPVSTVRFFRQSLRYQPRHRPLSTSVCLCKKNQKKSLWLQPTEGRTMDGNIEQILAPLRLAVKEQGDLVRQMKQDGVPDVDVTKAVAELKARKRTLEAKELSLQPKDDIVDRTKMEDTLKRRFFYDQAFAIYGGVSGLYDFGPVGCALKNNILQAWRQHFIQEEQILEIDCTMLTPESVLKTSGHVEKFADYMVKDVKNGECFRADHLLKAHLQKLMSDKKCTAEKKAEMEEVNTQMDNFTQQELTDLFVKYNVKSPTTGNDLTAPISFNLMFQTSIGPGGNMTGYLRPETAQGIFLNFKRLLEFNQGKLPFAAAQIGNSFRNEISPRSGLIRVREFTMAEIEHFVDPNEKVHPKFSSVADLDIMLYSSKAQTSGQSAHIMKLGDAVEQGVVNNSVLGYFIGRIYLYLTKVGIAKDKLRFRQHMDNEMAHYACDCWDAETKTSYGWIEIVGCADRSCFDLKCHARVTKVPLVAEKPLKEPKVVNVVQFEPNKGAIGKAYKKEAKIVMEYLSVCDECYITEQEQLLNETGEFTVETEGKTFKLTKDMVNVKRFQKTLHVEEVVPNVIEPSFGIGRIMHTIFEHTFHVREGDEQRTYFSFPATVAPYKCSVLPLSQNQEFVPFVRELSEAMTKNGVSHKVDDSSGSIGRRYARTDEIGVAFGITIDFDTVNKTPHTATLRDRDSMRQIRAEVSELPVIVRDLANGTMTWAEVESKYPIFEGQETSKKDTTEE, encoded by the exons ATGCTTCTTCGCAGCGCAGCATCGGCACTGCTGAGGACCAGCACTGACATTTCCTCCCTCTGCCCGGTGTCCACGGTCCGGTTTTTTCGGCAGTCGCTCCGCTACCAGCCCCGACACAGGCCGCTTTCAACGTCGGTCTGCTTGTGTAAGAAGAACCAGAAGAAAAGTCTTTGGCTGCAGCCGACGGAAGGACGAACCATGGACGGCAACATTGAGCAGATTCTCGCCCCTTTGAGGCTTGCAGTCAAAGAACAG GGGGACCTGGTGCGCCAAATGAAGCAGGATGGCGTTCCTGATGTGGATGTCACAAAGGCTGTGGCTGAACTGAAAGCAAGGAAGAGAACTCTGGAGGCCAAG GAGCTGTCACTACAACCCAAAGATGACATTGTTGACAGAACTAAGATGGAGGATACCCTGAAGAGGCGATTCTTCTATGACCAGGCCTTTGCCATCTACGGAG GGGTGAGCGGCCTGTATGACTTCGGCCCCGTGGGCTGTGCCCTGAAGAACAACATCCTGCAGGCCTGGAGGCAGCACTTCATTCAGGAGGAGCAGATCCTGGAGATCGACTGCACCATGCTGACCCCCGAGTCTGTCCTCAA GACGTCAGGACATGTTGAAAAATTTGCTGACTACATGGTGAAAGACGTCAAGAATGGTGAATGCTTCAGGGCGGACCACCTCCTTAAAG CCCATCTCCAGAAGTTGATGTCTGATAAAAAGTGTACAGCAGAGAAGAAGGCAGAGATGGAGGAGGTCAACACTCAG ATGGATAATTTCACCCAGCAAGAGCTGACCGATCTCTTTGTGAAATACAACGTTAAGTCACCCACCACAGGAAATGACCTCACAGCACCCATCTCTTTCAACCTGATGTTTCAGACGTCCATTGGACCAGGGGGGAATATGACAGG CTATCTGAGGCCTGAAACCGCTCAGGGAATCTTCCTCAACTTTAAGCGTCTATTGGAGTTCAACCAGGGAAAACTTCCCTTTGCTGCTGCTCAGATAGGAAACTCCTTCAGGAATGAAATCTCTCCTCGCTCTGGACTCATTCGCGTTAG AGAGTTCACCATGGCTGAGATTGAGCACTTTGTGGACCCGAATGAAAAGGTCCACCCTAAATTCTCCAGTGTAGCCGACCTGGATATCATGTTATACTCCTCTAAAGCCCAGACCAGTGGCCAGTCTGCACATATCATGAAGCTGGGAGATGCTGTTGAGCAG GGAGTGGTCAATAACTCCGTCCTGGGATATTTCATTGGGAGGATCTACCTCTACCTTACTAAAGTTGGTATAGCCAAAGACAAGCTGCGCTTCCGTCAGCATATGGACAACGAGATGGCCCACTACGCCTGTGACTGCTGGGATGCTGAAACCAAAACTTCCTAT GGCTGGATTGAGATTGTGGGGTGTGCTGACCGGTCCTGCTTTGATCTGAAATGCCACGCACGAGTCACAAAGGTCCCTCTGGTAGCTGAGAAGCCTCTAAAAGAACCCA AAGTTGTAAATGTCGTCCAGTTTGAGCCTAACAAAGGAGCCATTGGGAAGGCGTATAAGAAGGAGGCTAAGATAGTCATGgagtatctgtctgtgtgtgatgaatGTTACATTACAGAACAGGAGCAGCTGCTTAATGAGACTGG AGAATTCACCGTCGAGACAGAAGGAAAGACGTTCAAACTCACAAAGGACATGGTCAATGTGAAGCGATTCCAGAAGACTCTGCATG TGGAGGAAGTTGTTCCGAACGTAATCGAGCCCTCCTTTGGCATTGGTAGGATCATGCACACGATCTTTGAGCACACATTCCATGTCAGAGAAGGTGATGAACAGAGAACG TACTTTAGCTTCCCTGCAACTGTAGCTCCATACAAATGCTCCGTCCTGCCTCTGAGTCAAAACCAGGAATTCGTGCCCTTCGTGAGGGAATTAT CTGAGGCAATGACCAAAAACGGTGTCTCTCACAAGGTGGACGACTCCTCAGGATCCATCGGGAGGCGCTACGCCAGGACAGATGAGATCGGAGTGGCCTTTGGCATCACCATTGACTTCGACACAGTGAACAAGACGCCTCACACGGCCACTCTGAGAGACCGTGACTCAATGAGGCAGATCAGGGCTGAG GTCAGTGAGCTGCCTGTTATTGTTCGGGATTTGGCCAACGGCACAATGACCTGGGCGGAAGTGGAGAGCAAGTACCCCATCTTTGAAGGACAGGAGACTAGCAAGAAGGACACAACCGAAGAGTAA
- the ctdspla gene encoding CTD (carboxy-terminal domain, RNA polymerase II, polypeptide A) small phosphatase-like a isoform X1, which translates to MDNTSIITQVANPKEEESISSSQDKVSQSNSSLKKHRSRSIFSPFFCCFRNYNDYHVEPPPANNKTLSLPPPPEENGSPPKCDQVQIIPIPSPPAKFLLPEVSIEDYGKNCVVIDLDETLVHSSFKPISNADFIVPVEIDGTVHQVYVLKRPHVDEFLQKMGELFECVLFTASLAKYADPVADLLDQWGVFRARLFRESCVFHRGNYVKDLSRLGRELSKVIIIDNSPASYIFHPENAVPVQSWFDDMTDTELLDLIPLFEGLSTEEDVYSLLQSLRNR; encoded by the exons ATGGACAACACGTCCATAATAACACAGGTTGCAAATCcgaaagaggaggagagcattTCTTCAAGCCAAGATAAAG TCTCCCAGTCCAACAGCAGCCTAAAGAAGCACCGGAGCCGGAGCATTTTCAGCCCCTTCTTCTGCTGCTTCCGCAACTACAATGACTACCACGTGGAGCCACCACCTGCCAACAACAAGACACTTTCTCTGCCCCCGCCACCAGAGGAGAATGGCAGTCCTCCTAAG TGTGACCAGGTCCAGATCATCCCCATCCCCAGT CCTCCAGCCAAGTTCCTCCTGCCAGAGGTCAGTATAGAAGACTACGGCAAGAACTGTGTCGTGATCGACCTGGACGAAACCCTCGTACACAGCTCCTTCAAG cCCATTAGCAATGCAGACTTCATCGTTCCAGTGGAGATTGATGGGACTGTTCATCAG GTGTATGTGCTGAAGAGGCCCCATGTGGATGAGTTCCTCCAGAAGATGGGGGAGCTCTTTGAATGTGTCCTCTTCACAGCAAGCTTAGCCAAG TATGCTGACCCTGTGGCAGATCTGCTGGACCAGTGGGGGGTGTTTCGTGCACGGCTCTTCAGGGAATCCTGTGTTTTCCACAGAGGAAACTACGTCAAAGACCTCAGCCGGCTGGGCCGAGAGCTCAGTAAAGTCATCATCATAGACAACTCACCTGCCTCCTACATCTTCCACCCGGAGAATGCG GTCCCCGTGCAGTCCTGGTTTGATGACATGACAGACACAGAGCTGCTTGACCTGATTCCTCTGTTTGAGGGCCTCAGTACAGAGGAGGACGTTTACAGCCTGTTACAGAGCCTGAGGAACAGGTAG
- the ctdspla gene encoding CTD (carboxy-terminal domain, RNA polymerase II, polypeptide A) small phosphatase-like a isoform X2: MDNTSIITQVANPKEEESISSSQDKVSQSNSSLKKHRSRSIFSPFFCCFRNYNDYHVEPPPANNKTLSLPPPPEENGSPPKPPAKFLLPEVSIEDYGKNCVVIDLDETLVHSSFKPISNADFIVPVEIDGTVHQVYVLKRPHVDEFLQKMGELFECVLFTASLAKYADPVADLLDQWGVFRARLFRESCVFHRGNYVKDLSRLGRELSKVIIIDNSPASYIFHPENAVPVQSWFDDMTDTELLDLIPLFEGLSTEEDVYSLLQSLRNR, from the exons ATGGACAACACGTCCATAATAACACAGGTTGCAAATCcgaaagaggaggagagcattTCTTCAAGCCAAGATAAAG TCTCCCAGTCCAACAGCAGCCTAAAGAAGCACCGGAGCCGGAGCATTTTCAGCCCCTTCTTCTGCTGCTTCCGCAACTACAATGACTACCACGTGGAGCCACCACCTGCCAACAACAAGACACTTTCTCTGCCCCCGCCACCAGAGGAGAATGGCAGTCCTCCTAAG CCTCCAGCCAAGTTCCTCCTGCCAGAGGTCAGTATAGAAGACTACGGCAAGAACTGTGTCGTGATCGACCTGGACGAAACCCTCGTACACAGCTCCTTCAAG cCCATTAGCAATGCAGACTTCATCGTTCCAGTGGAGATTGATGGGACTGTTCATCAG GTGTATGTGCTGAAGAGGCCCCATGTGGATGAGTTCCTCCAGAAGATGGGGGAGCTCTTTGAATGTGTCCTCTTCACAGCAAGCTTAGCCAAG TATGCTGACCCTGTGGCAGATCTGCTGGACCAGTGGGGGGTGTTTCGTGCACGGCTCTTCAGGGAATCCTGTGTTTTCCACAGAGGAAACTACGTCAAAGACCTCAGCCGGCTGGGCCGAGAGCTCAGTAAAGTCATCATCATAGACAACTCACCTGCCTCCTACATCTTCCACCCGGAGAATGCG GTCCCCGTGCAGTCCTGGTTTGATGACATGACAGACACAGAGCTGCTTGACCTGATTCCTCTGTTTGAGGGCCTCAGTACAGAGGAGGACGTTTACAGCCTGTTACAGAGCCTGAGGAACAGGTAG